From Roseburia hominis, the proteins below share one genomic window:
- the lysS gene encoding lysine--tRNA ligase, whose translation MGAQQNNGQEPDINHLRKVRREKLAELQANGQNPFEITKFDVTHHSQEVKDHFEELEGKHVVLAGRMMSKRVMGKASFCNIQDLQGNIQSYVARDSVGEEEYKAFKKMDIGDIVGLAGEVFKTKTGEISIHASAVTLLSKSLQVLPEKFHGLTDTDIRYRQRYVDLIMNPEVKDTFIKRSKILSSIRKYLDGQGFMEVETPMLVANAGGAAARPFETHFNALGEDFKLRISLELYLKRLIVGGMERVYEIGRVFRNEGLDTRHNPEFTLMELYQAYTDYNGMMDLTENMYRHVAQEVLGTTKIVYNGVEMDLGKPFERITMVDAVKKYAGVDWNEVHTLEEARALADQHHVEYEERHKKGDILSLFFEEFAEEHLIQPTFVMDHPIEISPLTKKKPEDPEYVERFEFFMNGWEMANAYSELNDPIDQRERFKAQEELLAQGDEEANTTDEDFLNALEIGMPPTGGIGFGIDRMCMLLTNAAAIRDVLLFPTMKTLGGSDTTKKVEKAAPAAEEKAAEKIDFSNVKIEPLFEETVDFDTFAKSDFRAVKIEACEAVPKSKKLLKFTLNDGTDRKRTILSGIHEYYEPEELIGKTAIAIVNLPPRKMMGIDSEGMLISAVHEEDGKEGLNLLMVDDRIPAGAKLY comes from the coding sequence GTGGGAGCACAGCAGAACAATGGACAGGAACCGGACATTAATCATTTGAGAAAGGTGCGCCGTGAGAAACTTGCGGAGCTTCAGGCAAATGGACAGAACCCGTTCGAAATTACCAAATTTGACGTAACGCATCACAGCCAGGAAGTAAAAGACCATTTTGAGGAGCTGGAAGGCAAACATGTAGTGCTGGCAGGACGTATGATGTCCAAGCGTGTCATGGGAAAAGCCTCCTTCTGCAATATTCAGGATCTTCAGGGCAATATTCAGTCCTATGTTGCAAGAGACAGCGTCGGGGAAGAGGAATATAAAGCATTCAAGAAAATGGATATCGGTGATATCGTAGGCCTTGCTGGAGAAGTGTTTAAGACGAAGACCGGTGAGATTTCTATTCATGCCTCCGCAGTGACCCTCCTTAGTAAGAGCCTTCAGGTGCTTCCGGAGAAGTTCCACGGACTGACTGACACAGATATTCGCTACCGTCAAAGATATGTGGATCTGATCATGAATCCGGAGGTGAAGGATACCTTTATTAAGCGTTCCAAAATCCTCAGCTCTATTCGTAAGTATCTGGATGGACAGGGATTCATGGAGGTAGAGACTCCGATGCTGGTGGCAAATGCCGGTGGAGCAGCGGCAAGACCGTTCGAGACACATTTTAACGCATTGGGAGAAGACTTTAAGCTGCGTATTTCTCTGGAGTTATATTTGAAGAGACTGATCGTAGGCGGCATGGAGCGCGTGTATGAGATTGGACGTGTATTCCGTAATGAAGGTCTGGATACCAGACATAACCCGGAATTCACTTTGATGGAATTATATCAGGCGTATACCGATTACAACGGAATGATGGACCTGACTGAGAATATGTATCGTCATGTAGCACAGGAAGTGCTGGGAACAACAAAGATTGTGTATAATGGCGTAGAGATGGATCTCGGAAAGCCCTTCGAGCGTATCACCATGGTAGATGCAGTGAAGAAATATGCGGGCGTTGACTGGAATGAAGTGCATACTTTAGAGGAGGCACGTGCGCTGGCGGATCAGCATCATGTAGAGTATGAGGAAAGACACAAAAAGGGCGATATTTTAAGCCTCTTCTTTGAAGAGTTTGCGGAAGAGCATCTGATTCAGCCGACTTTCGTCATGGATCACCCGATTGAGATTTCCCCGCTGACCAAGAAGAAACCGGAGGATCCGGAATATGTAGAGCGTTTTGAGTTCTTTATGAATGGCTGGGAGATGGCAAATGCATATTCTGAGCTGAATGACCCGATCGATCAGAGAGAGAGATTCAAGGCGCAGGAAGAGCTTCTGGCACAGGGAGATGAGGAAGCGAATACGACGGATGAAGATTTCCTGAATGCACTGGAGATCGGTATGCCGCCGACAGGTGGAATCGGATTCGGTATTGACCGTATGTGTATGCTTCTTACGAATGCAGCAGCGATCCGTGATGTTTTATTATTCCCGACGATGAAGACTCTCGGCGGAAGCGACACTACAAAGAAAGTAGAAAAGGCTGCCCCGGCAGCAGAAGAGAAGGCGGCAGAAAAGATTGATTTTTCCAATGTGAAGATTGAGCCGCTGTTCGAGGAAACGGTTGATTTTGACACCTTTGCAAAGTCTGATTTCCGTGCTGTAAAGATTGAAGCATGTGAGGCGGTACCGAAGAGCAAAAAGCTTTTGAAGTTCACTCTGAATGATGGAACAGACCGGAAACGCACGATCTTAAGTGGAATCCATGAGTATTACGAGCCGGAAGAATTGATTGGCAAGACTGCGATCGCAATCGTAAATCTGCCGCCGAGAAAGATGATGGGCATTGATTCTGAAGGTATGCTGATTTCGGCAGTACATGAGGAAGATGGAAAAGAAGGATTGAATCTGCTGATGGTAGATGACAGAATTCCGGCGGGAGCAAAGTTGTATTAA
- the argF gene encoding ornithine carbamoyltransferase yields the protein MRPVIDMNLEYGLVFDGGGARGAYQIGAWKALKEAGVNICAVAGTSVGALNGALVCMGDYEQAERIWQEMTFSSVMDVDDELLEGFFEGEASAREIFSELWDKITAGGVDITPLRELIHETVDEEKIRSCNKEFCLTTFSLSDFKELDLGIEDIPEGQLEDFLLASAYLLGFKNEPLHGKTYIDGGMVNNLPTGSLLKRGYKHIIQVRIFGPGRIPRAVIPEDGSVHEISPRVGLGSILEFSAKRSRQNLMIGYYDAKRMIYGLSGTIYYIEQTREECYYVEIMSRISELEKAEYRFKLKLPIGSTDEELFLGMLEASAKLMRIQKYRIYKVDELWEAICLKYEALPLEKLEKLPKFVHVITGMRKEEKMNLKGRNFLTLKDYTPAEIEYLLDLAADLKAKKKQGITGNSLKGKNIALIFEKPSTRTRCAFTIGAQDEGGIPTYLAGSEIQLGHKESIEDTARVLGRMFDGIEFRGFEQDYADILAEYSGVPVWNGLTDTYHPTQCLAMLLTMKEQFGYLKGLKVAYLGDGRNNVANSLLIGSVKMGVNVAIVGPKALWPDRDLVMECRGYAEESGASIEITDDLDGVKGADVLYTDVWISMGEEKKEQERERIAKPYQVNQALMERTGKSTTIFSHCLPAIKGKEVTEEVFESEASKVFEEAENRLHTIKAIMVATLGETEEE from the coding sequence TTGAGACCTGTAATTGATATGAATTTGGAATATGGACTGGTATTTGACGGCGGAGGTGCGCGCGGTGCCTATCAGATCGGAGCGTGGAAGGCTCTGAAGGAGGCGGGCGTGAACATCTGCGCGGTAGCAGGAACTTCTGTGGGCGCTTTGAACGGCGCCCTTGTTTGTATGGGGGACTATGAACAGGCAGAGCGCATTTGGCAGGAGATGACATTTTCCAGTGTGATGGACGTAGATGATGAATTGCTGGAAGGTTTTTTTGAGGGAGAGGCTTCTGCCAGAGAAATTTTTTCTGAACTTTGGGACAAGATCACGGCGGGGGGCGTGGATATTACGCCGCTGAGGGAGTTGATTCATGAAACGGTGGACGAGGAAAAAATACGTAGCTGCAATAAAGAGTTCTGTCTGACGACATTTTCCCTGTCGGATTTCAAAGAACTGGATCTTGGGATTGAGGATATTCCTGAAGGACAGCTGGAAGATTTTCTCCTTGCGAGCGCATACCTGCTGGGCTTTAAAAATGAGCCGCTTCATGGTAAAACATATATTGACGGAGGAATGGTAAATAATTTGCCGACAGGCTCCCTTTTAAAGCGGGGGTATAAACATATTATTCAGGTGCGCATCTTTGGACCGGGGCGGATTCCGCGGGCGGTGATTCCGGAAGACGGGAGCGTACATGAGATATCGCCTCGGGTCGGACTGGGGAGTATTCTGGAATTCTCGGCGAAAAGGAGCCGTCAGAATCTGATGATCGGGTATTATGACGCAAAAAGAATGATTTATGGGCTGTCCGGAACGATTTATTATATTGAACAAACGCGCGAAGAGTGTTATTATGTAGAAATAATGAGCCGGATAAGTGAGCTGGAGAAGGCAGAGTATCGTTTTAAATTGAAGCTCCCGATTGGAAGTACAGATGAAGAGTTGTTTTTGGGAATGCTGGAGGCCAGTGCCAAGCTTATGCGGATTCAAAAATATAGAATCTATAAAGTAGACGAGCTTTGGGAAGCTATTTGTCTTAAGTATGAAGCGCTCCCTTTGGAAAAGCTGGAGAAGCTGCCGAAGTTCGTCCATGTGATTACAGGCATGAGGAAGGAAGAGAAGATGAACTTAAAAGGACGTAATTTTTTAACACTCAAGGACTATACTCCGGCGGAAATCGAATATCTGCTTGATCTGGCGGCAGATCTGAAGGCGAAGAAGAAACAGGGAATCACGGGAAACAGTTTAAAGGGCAAGAATATTGCGCTGATTTTTGAGAAACCGTCTACGCGTACCCGTTGTGCGTTTACAATCGGCGCACAGGACGAAGGGGGAATCCCCACCTATCTGGCAGGAAGTGAGATTCAGCTCGGTCATAAGGAGAGTATCGAGGATACCGCGCGGGTTCTGGGAAGAATGTTCGACGGAATCGAGTTCCGTGGATTTGAGCAGGATTATGCCGATATTTTGGCTGAGTATAGCGGCGTTCCGGTTTGGAATGGCCTTACGGATACGTATCACCCGACCCAGTGTCTGGCGATGCTTTTGACCATGAAAGAGCAGTTTGGATATTTGAAGGGCCTTAAGGTGGCATACCTGGGCGATGGGCGTAACAACGTTGCGAACAGTCTTCTGATCGGTTCTGTGAAGATGGGCGTGAATGTGGCGATCGTCGGACCGAAGGCGCTTTGGCCGGACCGTGATCTTGTGATGGAATGCCGTGGATACGCGGAAGAATCCGGCGCCTCGATTGAGATCACTGACGATCTGGACGGCGTAAAGGGCGCAGATGTGCTGTACACAGACGTATGGATCTCCATGGGCGAGGAGAAGAAAGAGCAGGAGAGAGAGCGTATTGCAAAGCCTTATCAGGTCAATCAGGCTTTGATGGAACGTACCGGCAAATCCACGACGATTTTCTCCCACTGTCTGCCGGCGATTAAAGGCAAGGAAGTGACCGAGGAAGTATTTGAGAGCGAAGCGTCTAAGGTATTTGAAGAAGCAGAGAATCGTCTGCACACGATCAAAGCGATCATGGTGGCTACCTTAGGAGAGACAGAAGAGGAATAA
- a CDS encoding RNA methyltransferase gives MITSTANDKVKQLIKWQKKRKTRDEEGVFLVEGIRMFVEAPKDKVREIYVSESFYGKKNQELRLDEWGRKLNILSDIVFGHVSDTQTPQGVLAVLDQSRYALEQMLEGAAGPKEGRKRSGGEKQSPLLIVLDNLQDPGNLGTILRAGEAAGITGVIMSRDCVDIYNPKVIRSTMGSIYRVPFAYVENLPDMVRRLNQFGIGTYAAHLEGTHSYEAENYQKGTAFLIGNEGNGLSREVADSAGTYIRIPMCGQVESLNAAMAATVLLFEAARQRRG, from the coding sequence ATGATAACCAGTACCGCAAATGACAAAGTAAAACAGTTGATCAAATGGCAGAAAAAGCGGAAGACCAGAGATGAAGAAGGCGTGTTTCTGGTGGAAGGGATCCGCATGTTCGTGGAGGCGCCTAAGGATAAGGTGCGGGAAATCTATGTCTCAGAGAGCTTTTATGGAAAGAAGAATCAGGAATTAAGACTTGATGAGTGGGGACGAAAACTTAACATTTTGTCGGACATCGTTTTTGGTCACGTTTCTGATACGCAGACACCGCAGGGAGTTCTGGCAGTGTTGGATCAGAGCCGATATGCTCTGGAGCAGATGCTGGAAGGGGCGGCCGGGCCCAAGGAGGGGCGAAAGAGGAGCGGCGGGGAGAAGCAAAGTCCGCTGCTGATTGTACTGGATAATCTCCAGGACCCGGGGAACTTAGGAACGATTCTGCGTGCCGGGGAGGCAGCGGGAATTACCGGGGTCATTATGAGCAGAGATTGTGTGGATATCTATAATCCCAAGGTTATTCGTTCCACTATGGGATCCATTTACCGGGTTCCGTTCGCTTATGTTGAGAACCTTCCGGATATGGTCCGCAGATTGAATCAGTTTGGAATCGGAACTTACGCGGCACATTTGGAAGGGACGCATAGCTATGAGGCGGAAAATTACCAAAAGGGAACAGCATTTTTGATTGGAAATGAAGGAAATGGCTTGAGCCGTGAGGTGGCGGACAGCGCTGGGACCTATATCCGAATTCCCATGTGTGGGCAGGTCGAGTCTCTGAATGCAGCGATGGCCGCGACCGTGCTGCTTTTCGAGGCGGCAAGGCAGAGAAGGGGCTAA
- a CDS encoding WYL domain-containing protein has translation MPRGTNQKFKLYRLAQIMLEKTDDDHYITMPEIMSALGEYDITADRRSIYNDLRDLETLGIEVEGEPVGNRYHYHVVSRPFELPELKLLVDAIQSSKFITERKTNALIKKLEKLVSKYEAMKLQRQVYVSGRIKTMNESIYYTVDAVHNAISENRKIKFQYFQWNVKKEMELRHNGAWYHISPWGLSWDNENYYLVGYDSDAGLIKHYRVDKMLHIQMSEEKREGKEHFKKLDMADYAKKSFGMYGGKEQEVKLLVENNLAGVIIDRFGKDVMMIPEDENYFTVNVKVHVSKQFLGWIFSLGEGVKIVSPDEVVEKMRTEMKRLIQQYKENERWTTH, from the coding sequence ATGCCAAGGGGAACGAACCAGAAGTTCAAGCTGTATCGTCTTGCGCAAATTATGCTGGAAAAGACAGATGATGACCATTATATTACCATGCCGGAGATTATGTCTGCATTGGGAGAATATGATATTACGGCAGACCGCAGGAGTATTTATAATGATCTGCGAGATCTTGAAACGCTGGGTATTGAAGTGGAAGGGGAGCCGGTTGGAAACCGCTATCACTATCATGTAGTGAGCAGGCCTTTTGAACTTCCGGAATTGAAGCTTTTGGTGGATGCCATCCAGTCATCGAAATTTATCACAGAACGGAAAACCAACGCCCTGATTAAAAAATTAGAGAAGCTGGTCAGTAAATATGAGGCAATGAAGCTGCAGCGACAGGTGTACGTTTCCGGAAGAATTAAGACAATGAATGAGAGTATTTACTATACTGTGGATGCTGTTCACAATGCTATCTCCGAAAATAGAAAAATCAAATTTCAATATTTCCAGTGGAATGTGAAAAAAGAAATGGAACTGCGTCATAATGGTGCCTGGTATCATATCAGCCCCTGGGGACTTTCCTGGGATAACGAAAACTATTATCTTGTAGGATATGATTCTGATGCAGGACTAATCAAGCATTACCGTGTTGATAAAATGCTGCATATCCAAATGTCTGAGGAAAAAAGAGAGGGAAAAGAGCATTTTAAAAAGCTGGATATGGCGGACTATGCGAAGAAAAGTTTTGGTATGTACGGTGGAAAAGAACAGGAAGTGAAACTTCTGGTAGAAAATAATCTTGCGGGCGTGATTATTGACCGTTTTGGAAAAGATGTGATGATGATTCCGGAAGATGAGAATTATTTTACAGTAAATGTGAAGGTTCATGTCAGCAAGCAGTTCCTGGGATGGATATTTTCTCTGGGAGAAGGGGTAAAGATTGTCTCTCCAGACGAAGTGGTGGAGAAGATGAGAACCGAAATGAAACGATTGATACAGCAGTATAAGGAGAACGAAAGATGGACAACACATTAG
- a CDS encoding TrkA family potassium uptake protein gives MGKQYAVLGMGSFGFSLAIELEKLGCEVIAVDASEDRVQEIAPFVSQAMCAEMKEDGLMKSLGVRNLDGVIVALAENLEISVLATMQAKEMGAPFVLAKAKNDMHANILKKLGADMVVFPEREMGVRIANVLATRNFADWIELSPDYSMVEVQIPEKWIGETLRGLNVRETLGVNVVGMIRGGKVMVNILPDEVFKNGDVLIIIGENETLNKFSEGTV, from the coding sequence ATGGGCAAACAATATGCAGTGCTGGGCATGGGAAGTTTTGGCTTCAGCCTGGCAATTGAACTGGAAAAACTGGGCTGTGAGGTGATTGCGGTCGATGCATCGGAGGATCGGGTGCAGGAGATTGCGCCTTTTGTATCTCAAGCCATGTGTGCGGAGATGAAAGAAGACGGCCTGATGAAATCCCTGGGCGTCAGAAACCTTGACGGCGTCATCGTGGCGCTGGCAGAGAACCTGGAAATCAGTGTTCTTGCGACCATGCAGGCTAAAGAGATGGGCGCGCCCTTTGTTCTGGCGAAGGCAAAAAATGATATGCATGCCAACATTCTCAAAAAACTGGGAGCGGACATGGTCGTGTTCCCGGAGCGTGAGATGGGGGTTCGGATCGCCAATGTACTGGCGACCCGGAATTTTGCTGATTGGATCGAGCTTTCCCCGGATTATAGTATGGTGGAGGTGCAGATACCGGAAAAGTGGATTGGAGAGACGCTGCGTGGTTTGAATGTGAGGGAGACGCTGGGTGTTAATGTGGTCGGCATGATCCGTGGCGGGAAGGTAATGGTCAACATTTTGCCAGATGAGGTGTTTAAAAATGGCGATGTTTTGATTATCATCGGTGAAAATGAAACTTTGAATAAATTTAGTGAAGGAACGGTATAA
- a CDS encoding methyltransferase domain-containing protein: MDNTLEYYNQNADQFVRRTFSVNLVENQERFLSKLKEGSYILDFGCGSGRDTKYFLSKGYKVDATDGSEELCKIASENTGAAVKQMLFSELDAHDQYDGIWACSSILHLPKEELRFILQKMVVALKENGIIYASFKYSEFEGERNGRYFTDFTLETFKTYIQDMKDLQIEEYWITADARPGRGDEKWLNLILCKPDID; this comes from the coding sequence ATGGACAACACATTAGAATACTACAACCAAAATGCAGACCAATTTGTCCGGAGGACATTTTCCGTAAATCTCGTCGAGAATCAGGAAAGATTTCTGAGTAAGTTGAAAGAAGGTTCTTATATCCTGGATTTTGGCTGTGGTTCCGGTCGCGATACGAAGTATTTTTTGTCGAAAGGATATAAAGTGGATGCAACTGACGGCTCCGAAGAATTATGTAAGATTGCAAGTGAGAATACAGGTGCTGCGGTAAAGCAGATGCTGTTTTCGGAACTTGATGCGCATGACCAGTATGATGGCATCTGGGCATGCTCTTCTATTTTGCATTTGCCCAAGGAGGAACTCAGATTCATTCTGCAAAAGATGGTTGTTGCATTGAAAGAGAATGGAATAATATACGCTTCCTTCAAGTATAGCGAGTTTGAAGGCGAACGGAATGGCAGATATTTTACAGATTTTACATTGGAAACGTTCAAAACTTACATACAAGATATGAAGGACCTGCAGATAGAAGAGTATTGGATTACAGCGGATGCGAGGCCGGGAAGAGGTGATGAGAAATGGCTGAATCTGATTTTGTGCAAACCGGATATAGATTGA
- a CDS encoding DUF6145 family protein, with product MYQDKIVLCGANSYEEKYYLNPDFANLPQHIQDELKILCVLYVNDVGGILTLVYEEDGSLQFEVSSKEGDPMFDDIGSQLKIKKMQNDPEKQELLMQLELYYKVFFLGEDL from the coding sequence ATGTATCAGGATAAGATCGTGCTCTGCGGGGCGAATTCATATGAAGAAAAATACTATCTGAATCCCGATTTTGCAAATCTTCCTCAGCACATTCAGGATGAGCTGAAAATCCTGTGTGTGTTATATGTCAATGATGTCGGCGGCATATTGACATTGGTGTATGAGGAGGACGGTTCGCTTCAGTTTGAGGTCAGCTCAAAGGAAGGCGATCCGATGTTTGATGATATCGGCAGTCAGCTCAAGATTAAGAAGATGCAGAATGACCCGGAAAAACAGGAGCTTTTGATGCAGCTTGAACTCTATTATAAAGTATTTTTCCTGGGAGAAGATTTGTAA
- the dusB gene encoding tRNA dihydrouridine synthase DusB gives MARTVKIGNVELENRYILAPMAGVTDLPFRLLCKEQGAGLLCMEMISAKALQYRNKNTKALLTIHPREYPVSLQLFGADPKIMSEQAKRIEELPFQILDINMGCPVPKVVKNGEGSALMNQPHLVYDIVYAISHAIQKPVTVKIRKGFDEDHVNAVEIAKIVEQAGGAAVAVHGRTREQYYSGKADWQIIRQVKEAVSIPVIGNGDITGAESADAMFRETGCDAVMIGRGCQGNPWIFRELISWEETGKRPERPTKAELKEMMLGHAKLQMEFKGDYLGIREMRKHVAWYTKGLEGSAKLRDLINHVESYEELEALLDEKLR, from the coding sequence ATGGCAAGGACAGTTAAGATAGGAAATGTAGAGCTTGAGAACAGATATATATTGGCACCTATGGCAGGAGTGACAGACCTGCCATTTCGCTTACTCTGCAAGGAGCAGGGGGCGGGCCTTTTGTGCATGGAGATGATCAGCGCCAAGGCCCTTCAGTACCGTAATAAAAATACGAAGGCGTTACTTACGATCCACCCCCGGGAATATCCGGTGTCACTGCAATTATTTGGGGCGGACCCGAAAATCATGAGTGAGCAGGCGAAACGGATCGAGGAGCTTCCATTTCAGATTCTGGATATCAACATGGGCTGTCCGGTGCCGAAGGTGGTAAAAAATGGAGAAGGTTCTGCGCTCATGAATCAGCCGCATCTTGTGTATGATATTGTGTATGCCATATCACACGCCATTCAAAAACCGGTGACGGTCAAGATCAGAAAAGGTTTTGATGAGGACCACGTAAATGCAGTAGAGATCGCGAAAATCGTGGAGCAGGCAGGCGGTGCGGCGGTTGCGGTTCACGGCCGCACACGGGAGCAGTATTATTCCGGCAAGGCGGACTGGCAGATTATCCGCCAGGTAAAAGAGGCAGTCTCGATTCCGGTGATTGGAAACGGAGATATCACCGGCGCCGAAAGTGCCGATGCGATGTTTCGGGAAACGGGTTGCGACGCCGTCATGATAGGGCGGGGCTGCCAGGGGAATCCGTGGATTTTCCGAGAACTGATCTCCTGGGAGGAGACCGGAAAGAGACCGGAGCGGCCGACGAAGGCGGAACTGAAGGAGATGATGCTTGGGCACGCGAAGCTGCAGATGGAGTTTAAAGGGGATTATCTTGGAATTCGGGAGATGCGCAAGCACGTGGCGTGGTACACGAAAGGGCTGGAAGGTTCAGCGAAGCTGAGAGACCTGATCAATCACGTGGAAAGCTATGAAGAACTGGAAGCGTTGTTGGATGAAAAACTTCGGTAA
- a CDS encoding cell wall hydrolase, whose amino-acid sequence MKTSRSKRFMCMVMTCVMMFYTGSSSVMAGNLEILKNAGQTENARLSEKMVVLEESARGILAAVEKMQQKMQEKKAAEEAARKAEEARAQEAQRAIQENPQAVTASTSDMNLLAALIYCEAVGEPYEGQVAVGAVVMNRVKSSSFPNSIREVIYQSGQFGPAITGKLDRVLASGKMTDSCYQAAQEALAGVSPVGGALYFGDGRNFGQLIGGHWFHS is encoded by the coding sequence ATGAAGACAAGTAGAAGTAAAAGGTTCATGTGTATGGTAATGACATGCGTCATGATGTTTTATACAGGAAGTTCCAGTGTGATGGCAGGAAATCTGGAGATCCTTAAAAATGCAGGGCAGACAGAAAATGCGAGGCTGTCGGAGAAGATGGTCGTTCTGGAAGAATCTGCCCGCGGTATTTTGGCTGCAGTAGAAAAGATGCAGCAAAAAATGCAGGAAAAGAAAGCAGCCGAAGAGGCGGCAAGAAAGGCCGAAGAGGCGAGAGCGCAGGAAGCACAGCGCGCTATTCAGGAGAATCCACAGGCGGTGACGGCTTCGACGAGCGACATGAACTTGCTGGCGGCACTCATCTACTGTGAGGCAGTCGGAGAACCTTACGAGGGCCAGGTGGCTGTGGGAGCGGTCGTCATGAATCGGGTGAAAAGCAGCTCCTTCCCGAATAGTATCCGGGAAGTCATTTATCAGAGCGGGCAGTTCGGTCCGGCGATCACAGGGAAACTTGACCGGGTGCTGGCAAGTGGAAAAATGACTGACAGTTGTTATCAGGCAGCGCAGGAAGCGCTTGCAGGAGTAAGCCCGGTGGGAGGTGCGCTCTATTTTGGAGACGGACGGAATTTTGGACAGTTGATCGGAGGTCACTGGTTCCATTCTTAA
- the greA gene encoding transcription elongation factor GreA, giving the protein MEAKKTLLTYTGLKKLEDELENLKVVKRKEVAGKIKEAREQGDLSENAEYDAAKDEQRDIEARIDELEKILKNAEVVVEDDVDLEKISIGCTVDVYDREFDEEIEFKLVGSTEANSLAGKISNESPVGKALIGKKVGDVVAVETQAGVIEYEVLKINRSI; this is encoded by the coding sequence ATGGAAGCAAAAAAAACGTTACTTACGTATACGGGACTTAAGAAACTGGAAGATGAGTTGGAGAACCTGAAGGTCGTAAAACGAAAAGAAGTTGCAGGCAAGATCAAAGAGGCGAGAGAGCAGGGAGACTTGTCTGAGAATGCGGAGTATGACGCAGCAAAAGATGAGCAGCGTGATATTGAGGCCCGTATCGACGAGCTGGAAAAGATTCTCAAGAATGCGGAAGTCGTTGTGGAAGATGACGTAGACCTGGAGAAGATCAGCATCGGCTGTACTGTTGACGTATATGATAGAGAATTTGACGAGGAGATTGAATTTAAACTCGTAGGTTCCACAGAGGCAAACAGCCTGGCAGGAAAGATTTCCAACGAGTCACCGGTCGGCAAGGCCCTGATCGGTAAGAAAGTCGGCGATGTAGTAGCAGTAGAGACACAGGCCGGTGTAATTGAGTATGAAGTTTTAAAGATCAATCGTTCTATTTAA
- a CDS encoding HNH endonuclease domain-containing protein — protein MAESDFVQTGYRLTIDGKYYNTLDIKSFSLMMKDSSYCYKFYWLEAIVQLISEGVKETTFDAIIDEMICNAWYSVREFHIHLSGMLSDGQVRDGLERAVLRLAELSDLPANASKIEIRNAISEHNSELKTFKEQLTNMVPYRALAGFFHKSDEAVDWGSVRRLTAYIEKINQNTVLLPYTLGPESKLKKRVYFQDAWVEMIQDQTVAILGWVQYEKVKWLQNNNPEVPGLIYKLAPMDERMRKLNNVRKLWEGILEVNEVRDVFTDQPVVPKQYDVDHFIPWSFVMNDELWNLMPMDSSLNSSKSNRLPKWNPFFERFARNQFIMYGLIHEKSGIRKLYEACYRDNLHSLWAGQELYRKGNSETEFYNILQKNMQPVYDSARRQGYEVWNRS, from the coding sequence ATGGCTGAATCTGATTTTGTGCAAACCGGATATAGATTGACGATTGATGGAAAGTATTATAACACATTGGATATCAAGTCCTTTTCTTTGATGATGAAGGATTCATCTTACTGTTACAAGTTTTACTGGTTGGAGGCAATCGTACAGTTGATATCGGAGGGGGTTAAGGAGACCACCTTTGATGCGATCATAGATGAGATGATCTGTAATGCCTGGTATTCCGTGAGGGAGTTCCACATTCATTTGAGCGGCATGTTATCAGATGGACAGGTAAGAGATGGGCTTGAAAGAGCGGTTCTCAGGCTGGCGGAACTTTCAGATCTTCCGGCAAATGCATCTAAGATTGAAATAAGAAATGCAATCTCAGAGCATAATTCCGAGTTGAAAACATTCAAAGAGCAGCTTACCAACATGGTTCCGTACAGAGCTTTGGCCGGCTTCTTTCATAAAAGTGATGAGGCGGTAGATTGGGGAAGTGTCCGCAGGCTGACTGCATATATAGAGAAGATTAATCAGAATACGGTCCTTCTTCCATATACACTAGGACCTGAAAGTAAACTTAAGAAGAGAGTCTATTTTCAGGATGCCTGGGTAGAGATGATTCAGGATCAGACGGTAGCGATTCTTGGCTGGGTCCAGTATGAAAAGGTTAAATGGCTGCAGAATAATAATCCGGAGGTGCCGGGACTTATATACAAGCTCGCGCCAATGGATGAGAGAATGCGTAAGTTAAATAATGTTCGTAAATTATGGGAAGGTATTCTTGAAGTAAATGAGGTCAGGGATGTATTTACAGACCAGCCTGTAGTGCCGAAGCAATATGATGTGGATCATTTTATCCCCTGGTCATTTGTAATGAATGATGAACTGTGGAATCTGATGCCGATGGATTCTTCTCTTAACTCATCGAAAAGTAACAGGCTCCCGAAATGGAATCCGTTCTTTGAACGTTTTGCAAGGAACCAGTTTATTATGTATGGCCTGATCCATGAAAAGAGTGGAATCAGAAAATTGTATGAGGCCTGCTACAGAGATAATCTGCATTCGCTATGGGCTGGACAGGAACTGTATAGAAAGGGAAATTCAGAAACAGAATTTTATAATATTCTGCAGAAGAATATGCAGCCGGTGTATGATTCCGCCAGAAGGCAGGGATATGAAGTTTGGAATCGAAGTTAG